A genomic region of Exiguobacterium sp. Helios contains the following coding sequences:
- the pstB gene encoding phosphate ABC transporter ATP-binding protein PstB produces the protein MNQPVAARQSVYRVNDLNLWYGDDHALKDVNLDIKQNEVTAIIGPSGCGKSTFIKTLNRMVELVPIVRTNGVIEYHGRNIFDKDYEVEELRTSVGMVFQQPNPFPKSIYDNIAYGPRVHGVKNKKILDEIVERSLRGAAIWDEVKDRLNENAYGLSGGQQQRLCIARCLAIEPDVILMDEPTSALDPISTLKVEELVQELKKDYSIIIVTHNMQQAARVSDKTAFFLNGEVVEFDQTDRIFSNPSDKRTEDYISGRFG, from the coding sequence ATGAATCAACCAGTAGCTGCGCGACAAAGTGTATACCGTGTAAATGATTTGAACCTATGGTACGGTGATGATCATGCTTTAAAAGATGTCAATCTTGATATTAAACAAAATGAAGTAACGGCAATCATCGGACCGTCAGGATGCGGAAAGTCGACATTCATCAAGACCTTGAACCGAATGGTCGAACTCGTTCCGATCGTACGGACGAATGGTGTCATTGAATACCATGGTCGTAATATCTTCGATAAGGATTATGAAGTCGAAGAATTACGGACATCGGTTGGAATGGTCTTTCAGCAACCAAACCCATTCCCGAAATCGATTTATGATAATATCGCTTATGGACCACGTGTTCATGGGGTGAAGAACAAAAAAATCTTGGATGAAATCGTTGAACGAAGCCTACGCGGAGCAGCGATTTGGGACGAAGTCAAGGACCGTTTGAACGAGAACGCTTACGGACTGTCAGGCGGACAACAACAACGTCTCTGCATCGCCCGTTGCCTGGCAATCGAGCCGGACGTCATCCTGATGGATGAACCGACATCCGCTCTCGACCCAATCTCGACGCTAAAAGTTGAAGAATTGGTACAGGAATTAAAAAAAGATTACTCGATCATCATCGTGACGCATAACATGCAACAAGCAGCACGTGTCTCTGATAAAACAGCTTTCTTCTTGAACGGTGAAGTCGTTGAATTCGATCAGACGGATCGAATTTTCTCAAATCCGAGTGACAAACGGACAGAAGACTATATCTCAGGACGATTCGGATAA